In Porphyromonas cangingivalis, a genomic segment contains:
- a CDS encoding restriction endonuclease gives MTNYDFQILQYNELELLTRDLFQAEFNVYIESFRDGRDLGIDLRFGSTGDDKTVVQVKRYKEWKDLKQNLKQEVEKVQRLAPRRYMISTSVALSPENKAEIMQMFSPYIIDAGDIYGRDDLNNLIGKHNSIERKYYKLWLASVDILQAIANRGVVNRSKFELDQIREEIGLYVQNDSFRVADDILKEQRYVIISGIPGIGKTTLARMLSYHLLAQGYEEFVYVAGDLDDATTLFQEGRKQVFFFDDFLGANVFEPSGKGFDKRLIAFIDAIRRAKDKVLILTTREYILSEAKSKYEVFKIRDIDIAKCTVDLSSYSRYVRANILYNHLAEANLPNDYIEQLLANKQYRNLIDHPNYNPRIIEAYIDNGAWKKYPADQFVTNFKLFFDKPMMVWEYAFTDLDVKARYALIVLTSMGDKVFLKDWKSAFSHFCKETYSDLELKCGDHEWSRVLRILEDCFIRTKMYDGDIIVSHFNPSVRDFIVAYLNDFREIQRLLIKSTLYMEQLYTIFKVSDKPSIYNCFYVNIEKDLWDSVIESFEKVVINSSLSCELSVFGGRVYRNQHCNKIWFYLNFSSHYRRLLEVNKGLFEKHFELKDVFDKKISFSHRTTFVAMLDWQILSVDLNKVVDRLIEEIASTEDCRDLLEMLTELGLNERLKDQELLASIETIISCEIDSISKTEEIDEVSSLLDDIDKFLPLDNFNCNFLEWLGEVQEALKEYEGDYEDDGYDREFTRYDGGNDDISINEMMSSLRVK, from the coding sequence ATATAATGAGCTTGAACTTTTGACACGTGATCTATTTCAAGCTGAGTTTAATGTCTACATAGAAAGCTTTAGGGATGGACGTGATTTAGGGATAGATTTGCGTTTTGGTTCAACGGGAGACGACAAGACAGTCGTCCAAGTCAAGAGATATAAAGAGTGGAAAGATCTCAAGCAAAACCTGAAGCAAGAGGTTGAGAAGGTTCAGAGGCTTGCACCTCGTCGATATATGATATCCACATCTGTAGCTCTTTCCCCGGAGAATAAGGCTGAAATTATGCAGATGTTCTCACCCTATATCATTGATGCCGGTGATATCTATGGGCGAGATGACTTGAATAATCTTATAGGTAAACATAACAGTATAGAGCGTAAGTACTATAAGCTTTGGTTAGCGAGTGTCGATATATTACAAGCAATTGCGAATAGGGGCGTTGTCAATCGCTCAAAGTTCGAATTGGATCAGATTAGAGAGGAAATTGGGCTATATGTGCAAAATGATAGCTTTAGAGTGGCAGACGATATTCTAAAAGAACAGCGTTATGTGATCATTTCCGGTATTCCCGGTATTGGGAAAACGACATTGGCCAGAATGCTTTCTTATCATTTATTGGCTCAAGGATACGAAGAGTTTGTTTATGTTGCGGGAGATTTGGATGATGCCACAACTCTTTTTCAAGAGGGAAGAAAGCAAGTTTTCTTTTTCGATGATTTTCTGGGAGCGAATGTTTTTGAGCCGTCCGGAAAGGGGTTTGACAAGAGATTGATTGCCTTTATTGATGCAATTAGAAGAGCAAAGGATAAAGTACTTATCTTGACTACTCGAGAGTATATCCTATCTGAAGCTAAAAGTAAATACGAGGTCTTTAAAATACGAGACATAGACATTGCAAAGTGTACGGTTGATCTTTCCTCGTACTCGAGATATGTCAGGGCGAATATCCTCTATAATCATTTGGCTGAAGCTAATTTGCCAAATGATTATATTGAACAATTGTTAGCTAATAAGCAATATCGAAACCTAATTGACCATCCCAATTATAATCCTCGTATTATAGAGGCATATATAGATAATGGGGCATGGAAAAAATACCCTGCTGACCAATTTGTGACTAATTTTAAGCTCTTCTTTGATAAACCAATGATGGTCTGGGAGTATGCATTTACGGATCTTGATGTTAAAGCACGCTATGCGTTAATTGTACTAACGTCGATGGGAGATAAGGTGTTTCTAAAAGACTGGAAGAGCGCATTTTCTCATTTCTGTAAAGAAACATATTCTGATTTGGAACTAAAATGTGGTGATCATGAGTGGAGTAGAGTTTTAAGGATATTGGAAGATTGCTTTATTAGAACAAAAATGTATGATGGAGATATTATAGTTTCTCATTTTAATCCATCTGTACGTGATTTTATAGTTGCTTATCTGAACGACTTCAGAGAAATTCAGAGACTGTTGATCAAGTCCACACTCTACATGGAGCAGCTTTACACGATATTTAAGGTGTCTGATAAACCAAGTATATACAATTGTTTTTATGTTAATATAGAAAAGGATTTATGGGATAGTGTGATAGAGAGTTTTGAAAAAGTAGTGATAAATTCATCGTTATCTTGTGAGCTCTCTGTTTTTGGAGGACGAGTATACCGTAATCAGCATTGCAACAAAATATGGTTTTATTTGAACTTCTCATCTCATTACCGACGGTTACTTGAAGTAAATAAAGGCCTTTTTGAGAAGCACTTTGAACTCAAAGATGTTTTTGATAAAAAAATATCATTTTCTCATAGAACGACCTTTGTGGCAATGCTGGACTGGCAAATACTCTCTGTTGATTTGAATAAAGTTGTAGATCGTCTTATAGAAGAGATTGCATCTACTGAAGATTGCCGAGACTTATTGGAGATGCTTACAGAATTAGGGCTTAATGAAAGACTCAAGGATCAGGAGTTATTGGCTTCCATAGAGACAATTATATCTTGTGAAATAGATAGTATTTCAAAGACTGAAGAAATTGATGAGGTATCTTCTCTTCTTGATGATATAGATAAATTCCTGCCACTGGATAATTTTAACTGTAATTTTCTTGAGTGGTTAGGAGAAGTTCAGGAGGCTCTTAAAGAATATGAGGGGGATTACGAAGATGATGGGTATGATCGAGAGTTTACCAGATATGATGGAGGTAATGATGATATAAGTATCAATGAAATGATGAGCAGTCTTAGGGTTAAGTAA